A region of Selenihalanaerobacter shriftii DNA encodes the following proteins:
- a CDS encoding WecB/TagA/CpsF family glycosyltransferase: MAKIKILDILINKVDMVAAIEEVENLIQSDSSQHLVVTPNSEMVVMAQEDKVLKRIINEADLVVPDGVGLVLASKLMGEPLIERVTGIDLMVGLLELAAKRGYGVYFLGAKPGIIPQVKKRILAKYPELKIIGTHHGYLDDKSEKQVIEEINYLNPELLFVGMGVPLQEKWLDKNLDRLKVPISIGVGGSFDVLAGEKKRAPIWIQKLNLEWLYRLIQEPQRIYRILALPKFVYLVITREVLG; the protein is encoded by the coding sequence GTGGCAAAGATTAAGATTTTAGATATCTTAATTAATAAAGTAGATATGGTGGCTGCAATTGAGGAAGTAGAGAATTTAATTCAATCAGACTCTTCTCAGCATTTAGTAGTTACACCTAACTCAGAGATGGTAGTTATGGCTCAAGAGGATAAAGTATTAAAAAGAATTATCAATGAGGCTGATCTGGTAGTGCCTGATGGTGTTGGTTTAGTTTTGGCTTCTAAGTTAATGGGAGAACCACTTATAGAGCGAGTAACCGGCATTGATTTAATGGTGGGTTTATTAGAATTAGCAGCTAAGAGAGGATATGGAGTCTATTTCTTAGGAGCAAAGCCAGGAATAATTCCTCAAGTTAAAAAGAGGATTTTGGCGAAGTATCCAGAATTAAAGATAATTGGAACACATCATGGCTATTTAGATGATAAGAGTGAGAAGCAAGTAATCGAGGAGATTAATTATTTGAATCCTGAACTTCTTTTTGTAGGAATGGGAGTTCCACTTCAAGAAAAATGGCTTGATAAGAATCTAGATAGACTTAAAGTACCTATTAGTATCGGAGTTGGTGGTAGTTTTGATGTTTTAGCTGGTGAAAAGAAGAGAGCTCCAATTTGGATTCAAAAATTAAATTTAGAGTGGTTATATCGTCTTATTCAAGAACCACAGAGAATTTATAGGATCTTAGCTTTGCCTAAATTCGTCTATCTAGTGATAACTAGAGAAGTTTTAGGTTAG
- the csaB gene encoding polysaccharide pyruvyl transferase CsaB yields the protein MKQIAIVGYYGFDNAGDEAILASIISSLRERDSELQVTVLSANPAKTAQTYNVKAVNRFSFSDIINIFKEVDLFIIGGGSLLQDITSQKSILYYLGLIYIAKRIGLPVFFYGQGVGPVTRRLSKGLMPRVLNQVERITVRDEDSKELLLDLGVKKQVQVTADPVFDLRLPDEKEIEEIIHKEGMDLSGEVIGVSVRYWQENSNYLDKLAQVLNKVQEELNVNICFLPLHYPVDKRASQELAEKMGVEVQILEGNYHPQQIAGLFSKIDLLVGVRLHSLIFAAINQLPMVGISYDPKVDSFLERLDLKPAGYVDELNIDRLYNQILKSWEQKEELQHELAKKVVKLKELARENVELAFHLL from the coding sequence ATGAAGCAAATAGCCATTGTAGGATATTATGGCTTTGATAATGCAGGAGATGAAGCAATCTTAGCATCTATAATCTCTTCCTTAAGAGAGCGAGATTCTGAACTGCAGGTTACTGTGCTTTCAGCTAATCCAGCCAAGACGGCTCAGACCTACAATGTGAAAGCGGTTAATCGTTTTAGCTTTTCTGATATTATAAATATATTTAAAGAAGTAGACCTCTTTATAATTGGTGGAGGTAGTCTATTACAAGATATTACTAGTCAAAAGAGTATATTATATTATCTTGGACTAATATATATAGCTAAACGGATAGGATTACCAGTCTTTTTTTATGGTCAAGGAGTCGGGCCGGTTACTAGACGGTTAAGTAAAGGATTAATGCCTAGAGTCCTTAATCAAGTAGAGAGAATAACTGTACGGGATGAAGATTCAAAAGAATTACTATTAGATTTAGGAGTTAAGAAACAGGTTCAAGTAACTGCAGATCCGGTTTTTGATTTGAGATTACCTGATGAAAAAGAAATAGAAGAGATCATACATAAAGAAGGTATGGATTTATCAGGAGAGGTAATAGGGGTATCAGTGCGTTATTGGCAAGAAAATAGTAATTATCTAGATAAGTTAGCTCAGGTATTAAATAAAGTCCAAGAGGAATTAAATGTTAATATCTGTTTCCTTCCCTTACATTATCCAGTTGATAAGCGAGCCAGTCAAGAATTAGCAGAGAAGATGGGAGTTGAGGTTCAGATTTTAGAAGGAAATTATCATCCTCAACAGATAGCAGGTTTATTTAGTAAGATAGATTTATTAGTAGGGGTTAGATTACATTCTTTAATCTTTGCTGCCATTAATCAGTTACCTATGGTTGGTATATCTTATGACCCTAAAGTAGATAGTTTTTTAGAACGGCTAGATTTAAAACCTGCTGGATATGTAGATGAGTTAAATATAGATAGATTATATAATCAGATTCTAAAGTCGTGGGAACAGAAAGAAGAATTACAACATGAATTAGCAAAGAAAGTAGTTAAATTAAAAGAATTAGCTAGGGAGAATGTAGAATTAGCTTTTCATTTATTATAA
- a CDS encoding transketolase — MTDVKELEKKAKEIRRSILEMVAKAGSGHPGGSLSATDIVTTLYFNEMNLDPKNPGWEDRDRFVLSKGHAAPVLYAALAEKEYFPKDELQTLRRLDSHLQGHPDMKKTSGVDMTTGSLGQGISAAVGMALAGKLDQKDYRVFTMLGDGEIEEGQVWEAAMSAVHYNLDNLIGFVDYNQVQLVGKTKDVMDVHPVVEKFEAFGWYVIEIDGHNISEILDALEEANKVEGQPIMIVANTVKGKGVSFMEGTAAWHGKAPDAEQLKEALGELA, encoded by the coding sequence ATGACAGATGTTAAGGAATTAGAGAAGAAAGCTAAAGAGATTAGACGTAGTATTTTAGAAATGGTAGCAAAAGCAGGTTCTGGTCATCCTGGTGGCTCTTTATCAGCTACTGATATAGTAACTACTTTATATTTTAATGAGATGAATCTAGACCCTAAAAATCCAGGTTGGGAGGACAGAGATAGATTTGTGCTTTCTAAAGGTCATGCTGCTCCTGTGCTGTATGCAGCTTTAGCAGAGAAAGAATACTTTCCTAAGGATGAATTACAGACTTTAAGAAGATTAGATAGTCATTTACAAGGTCATCCTGATATGAAGAAAACTTCAGGAGTAGATATGACTACTGGTTCTTTAGGACAAGGTATTTCTGCCGCTGTAGGTATGGCATTAGCAGGTAAGTTAGATCAAAAGGATTATCGAGTCTTTACTATGTTAGGTGATGGTGAGATCGAAGAAGGACAAGTTTGGGAAGCAGCTATGTCGGCAGTTCACTATAACTTGGACAACCTAATCGGGTTTGTAGATTACAATCAAGTACAGTTAGTAGGTAAAACAAAAGATGTAATGGATGTTCATCCAGTAGTTGAAAAGTTTGAAGCCTTTGGTTGGTACGTAATAGAGATTGATGGACATAATATTTCAGAAATCTTAGATGCGTTAGAAGAAGCTAATAAAGTAGAAGGTCAACCAATAATGATTGTTGCTAATACTGTTAAAGGAAAAGGAGTTTCCTTTATGGAGGGTACAGCAGCTTGGCACGGGAAGGCACCTGATGCAGAGCAGCTAAAAGAAGCGTTAGGAGAGCTTGCGTAA
- a CDS encoding S41 family peptidase, with product MFKRKRSIVGILLIIALILGAGTLGFFIRDVQANNYSLSRKVPQKFGTFKNVLSIVEQYYVKEVDINKLLTGAIEGMLDSLDDPYTTYLSEEDYKGMKEDFKGEFGGIGIIITMLDDKLTIVSPIEGTPGSKANLQAKDIIIKIDDHSTEKMSINKAVSLMKGKPGTKVELTIKRNLNEEGSDKTDSSAKNEEKSNYKKIKVNITRAMIDVPYVKSEVKADNIGYIRVTQFAKDVGKDVQKELEKLQKKNVKGIILDLRNNPGGILDEAVDLTSNFIPNGPIVHVKQRNGEKETLLASTEIKPVDYPLVVLINKGSASASEIVAGAIQDTETGVLIGNTTFGKGVVQTVVSLDDGSALKLTTARYYTPNERYINHKGIDPDIKIKYDSETEQDEQLQKAIKHLKKKIKNKKAEFKSAS from the coding sequence ATGTTCAAAAGAAAGAGAAGTATAGTTGGTATTTTGTTAATTATTGCGTTAATTTTGGGAGCAGGTACATTAGGTTTCTTCATTAGAGATGTACAGGCTAACAATTATTCATTATCTAGGAAAGTGCCTCAAAAGTTTGGAACTTTTAAAAATGTATTAAGTATTGTAGAACAATACTATGTTAAGGAAGTGGATATAAATAAACTTTTAACTGGTGCCATTGAAGGGATGTTGGATTCTTTAGATGATCCTTATACTACATATCTCTCAGAAGAGGATTATAAAGGGATGAAAGAAGACTTCAAAGGTGAATTTGGTGGTATTGGTATTATAATAACTATGTTAGATGATAAATTAACCATTGTTTCTCCAATTGAAGGTACTCCTGGTTCGAAAGCCAATTTACAAGCTAAAGATATCATTATTAAGATTGATGATCATTCAACAGAAAAGATGTCTATTAATAAAGCAGTAAGTTTAATGAAAGGGAAACCAGGAACAAAAGTAGAGTTAACAATTAAACGTAATTTAAACGAAGAAGGATCTGATAAGACAGATTCATCGGCTAAAAATGAAGAAAAGTCTAACTATAAAAAAATCAAAGTGAATATTACTAGGGCTATGATAGATGTTCCATATGTTAAATCAGAAGTAAAAGCAGATAATATTGGCTACATTAGAGTTACACAATTTGCTAAGGATGTAGGAAAAGACGTACAAAAGGAGTTAGAAAAATTACAGAAGAAGAATGTGAAAGGGATTATCTTGGATTTAAGAAATAATCCAGGAGGTATCTTAGATGAAGCAGTAGATTTAACAAGTAACTTTATACCTAATGGTCCAATAGTTCATGTTAAGCAACGAAATGGAGAGAAGGAAACATTATTAGCTTCTACAGAAATCAAGCCGGTTGATTATCCATTAGTAGTATTAATTAATAAAGGGAGTGCAAGTGCTTCTGAGATAGTTGCAGGAGCCATTCAGGATACTGAGACTGGAGTTCTAATTGGAAATACAACATTTGGGAAAGGGGTTGTGCAGACGGTTGTTTCTTTAGATGATGGATCAGCTTTAAAGTTAACTACTGCACGTTATTATACTCCAAATGAACGATATATTAATCATAAAGGAATTGACCCTGATATTAAGATTAAGTATGATTCAGAGACTGAACAAGATGAACAGTTACAGAAAGCTATTAAACATTTGAAGAAAAAGATTAAGAATAAAAAAGCAGAATTTAAATCAGCTAGTTAA
- a CDS encoding transketolase family protein: protein MSEKIATRDAYGEALLELGKENENIVVFDADVGSSTRVKNFAAEFPERFFQMGIAEQNMVGTAAGMATAGKVPFVSTFAVFGSSRVADQIRNSIAYPNLNVKIAVTHAGITVGEDGATHQAIEDIGIMRSIPNMTVIVPGDAVEAKAVVEAAVDYDGPVYMRFTRGGVPVVFDEEDYEFKWGKVMPIKEGSDLTIFATGVMVGEALDAANRLAEEGIDVEVVNVHTIKPIDVEGVVASAKKTGAVVTAEEHNIYGGLGSAVAEALGENYPVPMKRVGIKDTFGRSGGPEELMDYFEISAKHIISAVKEVLDKK from the coding sequence ATGTCTGAAAAGATTGCAACTAGAGATGCTTATGGAGAGGCATTATTAGAGTTAGGAAAAGAGAATGAGAATATTGTGGTATTCGATGCTGATGTAGGCTCATCAACAAGAGTAAAAAATTTCGCAGCAGAATTTCCAGAACGTTTCTTCCAGATGGGAATTGCTGAACAGAATATGGTAGGAACTGCTGCAGGAATGGCTACTGCTGGTAAAGTTCCATTTGTCAGTACTTTTGCAGTATTCGGAAGTTCACGAGTAGCGGATCAGATCAGAAATTCTATTGCTTATCCAAATTTAAATGTTAAGATTGCTGTTACTCATGCTGGGATTACTGTTGGTGAAGATGGGGCTACTCATCAAGCTATTGAAGATATTGGAATTATGCGTTCTATTCCAAATATGACAGTTATTGTTCCCGGGGATGCTGTAGAGGCTAAAGCAGTAGTGGAAGCAGCTGTAGATTATGACGGGCCAGTTTATATGCGGTTTACCCGTGGCGGAGTTCCAGTGGTCTTTGATGAAGAAGATTATGAATTCAAATGGGGTAAAGTAATGCCGATTAAAGAAGGTAGCGATTTAACAATCTTTGCTACTGGAGTTATGGTTGGTGAAGCTTTAGATGCAGCAAATCGCCTGGCAGAAGAAGGTATAGATGTTGAAGTAGTTAATGTACATACTATTAAACCGATTGATGTTGAAGGAGTAGTTGCTTCTGCTAAAAAGACTGGAGCAGTAGTGACTGCCGAAGAGCATAATATCTATGGTGGTTTAGGTAGTGCTGTTGCTGAAGCATTAGGTGAAAATTATCCTGTACCTATGAAGCGAGTAGGAATTAAAGATACCTTCGGACGTTCTGGAGGTCCAGAAGAGTTAATGGATTACTTTGAAATTAGTGCAAAGCATATAATCAGTGCTGTAAAAGAAGTACTAGATAAAAAATAA
- a CDS encoding Spo0E family sporulation regulatory protein-aspartic acid phosphatase, translating to MIKEELKRIISQQRKLLRMNVSDKGSFSHEDILSLSQELDKLILKHMELDKEDK from the coding sequence ATGATAAAAGAAGAATTGAAAAGGATTATCAGCCAACAAAGAAAGTTATTACGAATGAATGTATCTGATAAAGGTAGTTTTTCACATGAAGATATCCTATCTTTAAGCCAAGAACTGGATAAGCTAATCTTAAAACATATGGAATTAGATAAAGAAGATAAATAA
- a CDS encoding YitT family protein — MKKETLYDYIGITIGSILTAMGLVMFLVPNKIAAGGVSGIATVLHYLFDSPVGMTMLAINVPLFITGVKILGVTLGVRTLYGILTLSLATDYLTPFLPSLTSDPLLAAIYGGALSGAGLGIVFKFKGTTGGTDLVARLINHFFGFSVGRGLLMIDFLVITFAAIVFNAELALYALIALLITSKTIDLIQEGFSISKGTFIISDEGERIREEIMQRLERGVTVLKGKGGFTEADKEVLLCVISRSEVARLKSLVNDIDQDAFVIITDVHEVLGEGFNENLVKS, encoded by the coding sequence ATGAAGAAAGAGACATTATACGATTATATAGGAATTACTATCGGAAGTATATTGACAGCAATGGGGCTAGTAATGTTTTTAGTACCCAATAAGATTGCTGCTGGAGGAGTCAGTGGGATAGCGACTGTACTCCATTATCTCTTTGATTCACCTGTAGGAATGACTATGTTAGCCATTAATGTTCCTTTATTTATAACTGGAGTAAAAATTTTAGGGGTTACACTTGGAGTAAGAACCCTTTATGGTATTTTAACATTATCATTGGCTACTGATTATTTAACTCCTTTTTTACCGTCGTTAACTAGTGACCCATTATTGGCGGCTATCTATGGTGGAGCCTTATCTGGGGCAGGTTTAGGAATAGTATTTAAATTTAAAGGTACTACAGGCGGGACAGATTTAGTAGCTAGATTAATTAACCATTTCTTTGGTTTTAGTGTTGGTAGAGGGCTATTAATGATTGATTTTTTAGTGATTACCTTTGCTGCTATTGTCTTCAATGCTGAATTAGCTTTATATGCTTTAATAGCGCTTTTGATAACTAGCAAGACTATAGATCTAATTCAAGAAGGGTTTAGTATTTCTAAAGGTACTTTTATTATTTCAGATGAAGGTGAAAGAATTAGAGAGGAGATTATGCAGAGGTTAGAGAGAGGAGTAACAGTTTTAAAAGGAAAAGGTGGCTTTACAGAAGCTGATAAAGAAGTGTTATTATGTGTTATTAGTCGATCAGAGGTTGCTAGGTTAAAAAGTTTAGTCAATGATATAGATCAAGATGCTTTTGTGATTATTACTGATGTTCACGAAGTATTAGGTGAAGGGTTTAATGAAAATCTGGTTAAGTCTTAA
- the uvrB gene encoding excinuclease ABC subunit UvrB: protein MPEFELISEYSPCGDQPKAIEQLTAGVEAGMRDQTLLGVTGSGKTFTMANLIERVQKPTLVIAHNKTLAAQLCSEFRDFFPNNAVEYFVSYYDYYQPEAYVPQTDTYIEKDASINEEVDKLRLAATSKLFEREDVIIVASVSCIYGLGSPADYLDLTCSLKKGEIKDRRDITRELVHIQYKRNNFDLNRGSFRVRGDVIEIHPAYEEKVYRVELFGDEIDRLREVNPLTGEIKEELKELTIYPASHFVTKEEKLQRAIKSIRAELGEQLEKLRSQDKLLEAQRVEQRTKYDLEMLEEVGFCQGIENYSRHLANRSPGSRPQTLIDYFPDDFLLLIDESHKTIPQIGGMYAGDRARKQKLVEHGFRLPSALDNRPLNFSEFEKTIDQAAYISATPGPYEHENSKQIVEQIIRPTGLIDPQIEVRPIKGQIDDLLGEIQKVVEDDERVLITTLTKRMSEDLTEYLAEAGIKVRYLHSDIDTIERLEIIRDLRKGEFDVLVGINLLREGLDLPEVSLVAILDADKEGFLRSTRSLVQTIGRAARNVNGRVIMYADKMTDSMKSAIDETDRRRRIQQDFNEKNNITPQTIIKPIREVIRPVDMVAENNDVDYGVDSDTEKEDLTKEEIEQLLIELEEEMEEASANLEFELAAQIRDEIEELEQELSN, encoded by the coding sequence ATGCCTGAATTTGAGTTAATTTCAGAATATAGTCCTTGTGGGGATCAACCAAAGGCTATTGAGCAGTTAACTGCTGGAGTAGAAGCAGGAATGAGGGATCAGACCCTTTTAGGTGTTACTGGCTCTGGTAAAACATTTACTATGGCTAATTTGATTGAAAGAGTACAGAAGCCGACTTTAGTAATTGCTCATAATAAGACTTTAGCTGCCCAACTTTGTAGTGAATTTAGAGATTTTTTTCCTAATAATGCTGTAGAATACTTTGTTAGTTATTATGATTATTATCAACCAGAGGCTTATGTACCTCAGACTGATACTTATATAGAGAAGGATGCGTCCATCAATGAAGAAGTAGATAAATTGAGACTAGCAGCTACTAGTAAACTTTTTGAAAGAGAAGATGTAATTATTGTAGCTAGTGTTTCATGTATTTATGGTTTAGGTTCACCGGCGGATTATTTAGATTTAACCTGTTCTTTAAAGAAAGGAGAAATTAAGGATAGACGTGATATTACTAGAGAATTAGTACACATTCAATATAAAAGAAATAACTTTGACTTAAATAGAGGTAGTTTTCGAGTCAGAGGTGATGTTATAGAAATTCACCCAGCATATGAAGAAAAAGTATATCGAGTAGAGTTATTTGGAGATGAAATAGATAGATTAAGAGAAGTAAACCCATTAACCGGAGAAATTAAAGAAGAATTAAAAGAGTTAACTATTTATCCGGCAAGTCACTTTGTTACTAAGGAGGAGAAACTACAAAGAGCTATTAAGAGTATTAGAGCTGAATTAGGAGAGCAATTAGAGAAGTTACGTAGTCAGGACAAGCTTTTAGAGGCTCAGAGAGTAGAACAGAGGACTAAATATGATTTAGAAATGTTAGAGGAGGTAGGATTCTGTCAAGGTATTGAAAATTATTCAAGACACTTGGCCAATAGATCACCAGGTTCTAGACCACAAACTTTAATTGATTACTTTCCTGATGATTTCTTACTTCTAATTGATGAATCTCATAAGACTATTCCACAAATCGGTGGAATGTATGCTGGAGATAGAGCTAGAAAGCAGAAGCTAGTAGAACATGGATTTAGACTCCCGTCTGCTTTGGATAATAGACCGTTAAACTTTTCTGAATTCGAAAAAACAATAGATCAAGCAGCCTATATCTCAGCTACTCCTGGACCTTATGAACATGAAAATAGCAAGCAAATAGTAGAACAGATTATTAGACCTACTGGTTTAATTGATCCACAGATAGAAGTAAGGCCAATTAAAGGACAGATTGATGATTTATTAGGAGAGATTCAAAAAGTAGTAGAAGATGATGAACGAGTCTTAATTACTACATTAACTAAAAGAATGTCTGAAGATTTAACTGAATATCTAGCTGAGGCTGGAATTAAGGTTAGATATCTTCATTCTGATATAGATACTATTGAACGGTTAGAGATTATTCGTGATTTAAGGAAAGGTGAATTTGATGTTTTAGTAGGAATTAACCTTTTAAGAGAAGGTTTGGATTTACCAGAAGTTTCACTGGTAGCTATTTTAGATGCAGATAAAGAAGGGTTCTTGCGTTCAACTCGTTCATTGGTGCAGACTATTGGACGAGCTGCTCGTAATGTCAATGGTAGGGTGATTATGTATGCAGATAAGATGACAGATTCAATGAAATCAGCTATTGATGAGACAGATCGAAGAAGACGAATTCAACAAGACTTTAATGAAAAGAACAATATTACACCACAGACTATAATCAAGCCGATTAGAGAGGTAATTCGACCGGTCGATATGGTAGCTGAAAATAATGATGTGGATTATGGTGTAGATTCGGATACCGAGAAAGAAGACTTGACAAAAGAAGAAATTGAACAACTATTAATAGAATTAGAAGAAGAGATGGAAGAGGCATCAGCTAATTTAGAATTTGAATTAGCAGCTCAAATTAGAGATGAGATTGAGGAACTAGAACAAGAGCTTTCAAATTGA
- a CDS encoding divergent polysaccharide deacetylase family protein — translation MKLTTQKKIILLIIGVLIISVIAACSNPDVSEKKEEKIKELDYTKLSKEIKESINNYWNRQEIDVKSKLIEINQEEKIIDGKKIIWKSEKLQVNLPFPARHKIEIDRLIEGLTKSIDKQKIDFNLRNRLTKKNQEEALIEITFRPEEVTSETLVTYRLKLIQPQIKAKMAFVIDDLGFNRAGTEELLEIDRQITVAVLPFRPYSTQDAKGSKEAGHQVLLHLPMEPVSEVDPGAGAIYVDMSSTEIAEQIKKDIDNLGVDIAGVNNHMGSKATANEKVMEVVLDYLRKQELFFVDSSTAPNSVVPAMAQRVDEAYAVNYLFIDNVDNKAEVKKQIKKLAEVALKKGELITIGHVRPNTALAIQEMIPKLEEMGIQLVYVSELTEGIQ, via the coding sequence ATGAAATTAACGACGCAAAAGAAGATAATACTTCTAATTATAGGAGTATTAATTATATCAGTTATTGCTGCATGTAGTAATCCAGACGTCTCTGAGAAAAAAGAAGAAAAAATTAAGGAATTAGATTATACAAAACTAAGCAAAGAGATCAAAGAGAGCATAAATAATTATTGGAATAGACAAGAGATTGATGTTAAATCAAAACTTATTGAAATTAATCAGGAAGAAAAGATAATAGATGGTAAGAAAATCATTTGGAAAAGCGAGAAGCTACAAGTGAATTTGCCTTTTCCTGCTAGACATAAGATAGAAATAGATAGATTAATTGAAGGTTTAACAAAAAGCATTGATAAACAGAAAATAGATTTCAACTTAAGAAATAGGCTAACGAAAAAGAATCAAGAAGAAGCATTAATAGAGATTACTTTTCGACCAGAGGAGGTAACTTCTGAAACTTTAGTTACTTATCGATTAAAATTAATTCAACCACAAATTAAAGCCAAGATGGCTTTTGTTATTGATGACTTAGGTTTTAATCGGGCTGGCACTGAAGAATTGTTAGAGATAGACAGACAAATAACGGTAGCAGTATTGCCTTTTCGACCATATTCTACTCAAGATGCAAAAGGATCTAAAGAAGCTGGTCATCAAGTTTTACTACATCTACCTATGGAGCCTGTTTCTGAGGTAGATCCTGGTGCTGGTGCTATTTATGTAGATATGTCTAGTACAGAGATTGCAGAGCAAATAAAGAAGGATATTGATAATTTAGGTGTAGATATAGCTGGTGTTAATAATCATATGGGATCAAAGGCTACAGCTAATGAGAAGGTGATGGAAGTAGTCTTAGATTACTTACGGAAGCAAGAACTCTTCTTTGTCGACAGTAGTACAGCTCCTAACTCAGTTGTGCCAGCTATGGCCCAGAGGGTTGATGAAGCTTATGCTGTTAATTATCTATTCATTGATAATGTTGACAATAAAGCAGAAGTTAAAAAGCAGATTAAAAAATTAGCTGAAGTAGCTTTAAAGAAAGGTGAACTAATAACAATTGGACATGTTCGACCTAATACTGCTTTAGCTATTCAAGAAATGATTCCTAAGTTAGAAGAGATGGGGATTCAGTTAGTATATGTTTCTGAATTAACTGAAGGAATTCAATAG